From a single Pirellulaceae bacterium genomic region:
- a CDS encoding aquaporin has protein sequence MNAPQPTLRDCVIAEILGTFVLIFFGCGAVHAAVLFGAQAGLWQVAIVWGVAIMLAAYAFGGISGAHINPAITVAMYCWNRFPGERVLPYIGAQLLGAFLAAAALYAIFSPKLAAVESIKQVVRGQPGSEITACCYGEFFPAPGGLAAGTTPYRADEHAELRKTVTHSGAFFAELLGTSILAVMVLAMTDLRNQGGPGAKTAPIFIGLTVSLLISVIAPVTQACFNPARDFAPRLFSSLAGWGQIALPLGSDWSWLTVYIVAPTLGAVLGGGFYTRVIKPMYGVGDL, from the coding sequence TTGAATGCACCGCAACCGACTTTGCGTGACTGTGTCATCGCAGAGATTCTTGGGACGTTTGTACTTATTTTTTTCGGCTGTGGTGCCGTACATGCAGCCGTGTTGTTCGGGGCTCAAGCGGGCCTGTGGCAAGTCGCCATTGTCTGGGGTGTAGCAATCATGCTGGCGGCTTATGCTTTTGGTGGCATTAGCGGAGCACATATCAACCCGGCGATCACGGTGGCCATGTATTGTTGGAACCGATTTCCTGGCGAGCGAGTTTTACCATATATCGGCGCGCAGTTGTTGGGAGCATTCTTGGCAGCGGCAGCACTGTACGCAATTTTTTCGCCGAAGCTTGCGGCCGTAGAATCTATCAAGCAGGTGGTGCGTGGCCAACCCGGCAGCGAGATCACAGCCTGTTGTTACGGTGAATTCTTTCCAGCGCCAGGCGGCTTGGCAGCCGGTACAACGCCGTATCGCGCCGATGAGCACGCAGAGTTACGCAAAACAGTCACGCATTCCGGTGCATTCTTCGCCGAACTATTGGGCACATCCATCTTAGCTGTGATGGTGCTGGCAATGACCGATTTACGAAATCAGGGAGGCCCGGGCGCAAAGACAGCTCCCATCTTTATCGGATTGACGGTTTCCCTGTTGATATCAGTTATCGCTCCGGTAACGCAGGCCTGTTTCAATCCGGCCCGCGATTTCGCGCCGCGGTTATTCTCGTCGCTGGCTGGGTGGGGGCAAATTGCGCTGCCCCTGGGAAGCGATTGGAGTTGGTTAACAGTCTACATCGTTGCGCCGACTTTGGGGGCTGTGCTGGGAGGTGGCTTTTACACGCGTGTCATCAAGCCGATGTACGGTGTTGGCGACCTGTGA
- a CDS encoding type III pantothenate kinase — translation MNQHETQDQRLAVDIGNSGARVVRLPLDPQAPLATPLRINWLRFVKSNGQETYAPDDERWTSQLEPLIDSRQNTQWWISSVNRPATAVLQRFLQSVPCQTMQVVDYRSIPLRVDVDLPHQVGIDRLLAALAASRVVQQRPAIVIQAGSAVTVDLVIRVDDQHAEPNRHDAFQGGAILPGVPMILRLLGSAADLLPEVEASELMVLPPLPGRNTQAAMLAGASSSLVGGVRHLVDRYRMQYGPQVPIVLSGGDGPVLAPHLDGPIVEVPQLVLQGLRTLADSPLGKQQK, via the coding sequence ATGAATCAGCATGAAACGCAAGACCAGCGCTTGGCGGTCGACATCGGTAACAGCGGTGCTCGCGTGGTGCGGTTGCCTCTCGATCCGCAGGCTCCACTGGCGACTCCACTACGAATCAATTGGCTGCGCTTTGTGAAGTCCAATGGCCAGGAGACGTATGCTCCGGACGACGAGCGGTGGACGAGTCAGCTTGAACCACTGATCGATTCCCGCCAGAATACACAGTGGTGGATCAGCAGCGTCAATCGGCCGGCTACTGCCGTATTGCAAAGGTTCCTGCAATCGGTGCCCTGCCAAACTATGCAGGTGGTGGATTATCGCAGCATTCCTCTGCGAGTGGACGTGGATTTGCCCCACCAGGTCGGAATTGATCGATTGTTAGCAGCGCTAGCCGCCAGCCGTGTCGTTCAGCAGCGTCCAGCTATTGTGATTCAAGCCGGATCTGCAGTAACCGTTGATTTGGTAATTCGAGTTGATGATCAACACGCCGAACCGAACCGTCACGATGCCTTTCAAGGCGGAGCGATTTTGCCCGGAGTGCCGATGATCTTGCGTTTGCTTGGCAGTGCAGCGGACTTGCTACCGGAGGTGGAAGCCAGCGAGCTGATGGTGCTACCGCCGTTGCCCGGACGCAATACCCAAGCGGCGATGTTGGCGGGAGCGTCCAGCAGTTTGGTTGGTGGAGTGAGGCACTTGGTCGATCGCTATCGGATGCAGTATGGACCCCAGGTACCCATCGTGCTCAGCGGCGGTGATGGTCCGGTGTTGGCTCCGCATCTGGACGGTCCAATCGTGGAAGTGCCGCAGTTAGTGCTGCAGGGTCTGCGCACTCTAGCCGATAGCCCCTTAGGCAAGCAGCAAAAGTAA
- a CDS encoding DMT family protein — translation MMPILLLSISNIFMTLAWYGHLKYKAAPLVLVILASWGIALVEYCFAVPANRWGHATYSAAELKTIQEIITLLVFAGFSVWVLKEPLGWRHAAGFGLIALGAWFIFQGKAAPAM, via the coding sequence ATGATGCCTATATTGCTCCTGTCGATCTCGAACATCTTCATGACCCTGGCCTGGTATGGTCACTTAAAGTACAAGGCGGCGCCGTTGGTGTTAGTCATCCTAGCTAGCTGGGGTATTGCGCTGGTCGAGTATTGTTTTGCGGTTCCGGCTAATCGCTGGGGGCATGCGACTTACTCGGCGGCCGAGCTAAAGACGATTCAAGAGATCATCACGCTGCTGGTCTTCGCCGGCTTTTCCGTGTGGGTACTCAAAGAGCCACTCGGCTGGCGTCACGCGGCCGGTTTTGGGCTGATTGCGCTGGGAGCTTGGTTTATCTTTCAAGGTAAAGCTGCGCCAGCCATGTAA
- a CDS encoding glucose-1-phosphate adenylyltransferase, producing MFDVDPRKVTALILGGGRGSRLYPLTQYRAKPAVPLAAKYRLIDIPISNCIHSNINKIFVLTQFLSNSLHRHIRQSYRFDQFSGGFVELLAAQQTMEGGTDWYEGTADAVRKNLRHVDQRGIEYILILSGDQLYRMNYADMLRTHILNQADVTIAALPVQRQAARALGVMRCDARGRVTGFLEKPQTDKELDLVRMDPAWIDAQGVDSKGRDCLASMGLYIFKRDLLFEILAKTDYRDFGKEVFPAAIRSRKVQVHLFDDYWEDIGTIRAFYDANLSLTKPNAPFDFWQQDEPVYSRARFLPPSLLNGATIRGSLIADGCRIGQGTVIENSMIGLRCVIGDGVTIKDSIIMGADFMDTAQDLARHQQLGQPPLGIGDGSKIVGAILDKNVQVGRNVTIENRQATESSDAQAPCLIRDGIPILCKGGILADGFQLDG from the coding sequence ATGTTTGATGTCGACCCGCGTAAAGTTACTGCCTTGATCCTCGGCGGAGGCCGCGGATCGCGTTTGTACCCGCTGACACAGTATCGAGCCAAGCCAGCGGTGCCTTTGGCCGCCAAGTACCGCTTGATCGACATTCCCATTTCCAACTGCATTCACAGCAATATCAACAAGATATTTGTACTGACGCAGTTCCTGTCAAATTCTTTGCATCGTCATATTCGCCAGTCTTACAGGTTTGACCAGTTTTCCGGAGGCTTTGTCGAACTACTGGCGGCGCAGCAGACAATGGAGGGCGGTACGGATTGGTACGAAGGTACCGCTGACGCCGTTCGCAAGAATCTGCGGCATGTCGATCAGCGCGGAATTGAGTACATTTTGATTCTGTCAGGCGATCAGCTCTACCGTATGAACTATGCGGACATGTTGCGGACGCACATTCTCAACCAAGCCGACGTGACCATCGCCGCCTTGCCCGTCCAGCGCCAGGCCGCGCGCGCGCTCGGCGTGATGCGCTGCGATGCGCGCGGTCGAGTCACAGGGTTTTTGGAAAAGCCACAGACTGACAAAGAACTTGATTTGGTACGCATGGATCCGGCATGGATCGACGCCCAAGGCGTTGACTCAAAAGGTCGCGATTGTTTAGCCAGTATGGGACTGTATATTTTCAAGCGTGATCTGTTGTTTGAAATACTTGCCAAAACGGACTACCGAGATTTTGGCAAAGAGGTGTTCCCGGCTGCCATCCGCAGTCGCAAGGTTCAGGTGCATTTATTCGACGATTACTGGGAAGACATTGGAACCATTCGGGCTTTTTACGATGCCAATTTGTCACTGACCAAACCCAATGCACCGTTCGATTTCTGGCAGCAAGATGAGCCGGTTTATAGTCGGGCGAGGTTTTTGCCACCGTCACTTCTTAATGGAGCGACCATTCGCGGCAGCCTGATTGCCGATGGCTGCCGCATCGGCCAGGGGACTGTCATCGAAAATAGTATGATTGGACTGCGGTGCGTGATCGGTGACGGCGTGACCATTAAAGACAGTATTATCATGGGTGCCGACTTCATGGATACAGCTCAGGATCTGGCTCGTCACCAGCAACTGGGACAGCCGCCGCTGGGGATTGGCGACGGATCGAAAATCGTCGGTGCCATTCTAGATAAGAATGTTCAAGTTGGCCGAAACGTGACTATCGAAAATCGTCAGGCCACCGAGAGCAGCGATGCGCAAGCTCCCTGTTTGATTCGCGATGGCATTCCCATCTTGTGCAAGGGTGGAATTCTGGCGGACGGTTTTCAGTTAGACGGATAA
- a CDS encoding M20/M25/M40 family metallo-hydrolase — protein MDPLTLAQQLINCDSDTACTNAQCASLIQRLLQQRGFEVHTLAYRDLHGCEKVNLSAVRAIGNSTVGGLAFFCHSDVVSSDGWRVAHGAGPNDAAVHDGRLWGRGACDMKGPIASALAAIDQLDAADQRAPIYFFVTGDEECGMLGAEHLVKRCPLYRRAVTSQSVGIVTEPTEMRVVNAHKGGCRFRVVAHGVAAHSSTSGGLNANWQLIRWLGQLQTLAQDIEKNPSLLNPTFDPPHLNLNIVIRNQPAEFNISVGQASCEVFLRTMPDTQWQRLVDQLTTAAREMRLEVTAISSLPPLSTPADRPFVIQSLETVKQQAPAAIGYATDACRFSDMQDLIVLGPGSVHQAHRCDEWIALDQLQLGAEIYSKLLRQFVAN, from the coding sequence ATGGATCCCCTAACGCTTGCTCAACAGCTGATCAACTGCGATTCGGACACTGCATGCACCAATGCCCAGTGCGCATCGCTGATCCAGCGACTGTTGCAACAACGCGGCTTTGAGGTTCATACGCTTGCCTATCGCGATTTGCACGGCTGTGAAAAGGTCAACCTGTCAGCCGTGCGGGCGATTGGCAACTCTACCGTGGGCGGACTAGCCTTCTTCTGCCACAGCGATGTGGTTTCCAGTGACGGCTGGAGAGTCGCCCATGGTGCCGGACCGAACGATGCTGCCGTGCACGATGGCCGGTTGTGGGGTCGCGGTGCCTGCGACATGAAGGGCCCCATTGCATCGGCACTGGCGGCGATCGACCAGCTAGATGCCGCCGATCAGCGTGCCCCCATTTATTTTTTCGTGACGGGCGACGAAGAATGTGGAATGTTGGGCGCTGAGCATTTAGTCAAACGATGTCCGCTCTATCGCCGGGCGGTAACGTCACAGTCGGTAGGTATTGTTACCGAGCCTACCGAAATGCGTGTGGTCAATGCGCATAAGGGTGGCTGCCGCTTTCGAGTTGTGGCTCACGGCGTGGCTGCACATAGTAGTACCAGTGGCGGACTCAACGCCAATTGGCAGCTTATTCGTTGGCTCGGTCAATTGCAAACGTTAGCACAAGACATTGAGAAAAACCCGAGCCTGCTCAATCCCACCTTCGACCCCCCGCATTTGAATTTGAATATCGTCATTCGCAATCAACCTGCGGAATTCAATATCTCGGTAGGTCAAGCTAGTTGCGAGGTATTTTTGCGCACCATGCCGGATACACAATGGCAGCGCTTGGTCGACCAGCTGACCACAGCGGCCCGCGAAATGCGGCTGGAAGTCACGGCGATCTCCAGCCTGCCACCACTTTCAACGCCCGCCGATCGACCATTTGTTATTCAGTCACTGGAAACCGTCAAGCAACAGGCCCCGGCAGCGATTGGCTATGCCACCGACGCTTGCCGCTTCAGCGATATGCAGGACTTAATTGTGCTCGGTCCAGGCAGTGTCCATCAAGCACATCGCTGCGACGAATGGATTGCCCTCGATCAACTGCAGCTTGGCGCTGAAATCTATTCCAAGCTATTGCGGCAGTTCGTTGCCAATTAG